CGTGCGGCGGAAATGGTGAGATTCAGGTTGAGTATCGCAAGTTGCCTCGCCAGAGTGCAACCGCGCAGTACGCCGATCGGCTGCTCCTGGGACTGGATGAGACGGTATTCGAAGTAATCGTCAGGGACAATGGGCCGGGCGTACCGCTCGAAGCGCTCGATTCGCTCTTCGCGCCGTTCTTCACTACGCGCGAGGGCGGCAACGGGCTTGGCCTGGCTATGTCGTGGAAGATTATGAAGGCGCATGGCGGTGACATCGCCCTCGATCGGGCGTTTACCGGCGGCGCCAGGTTTGTTCTGTTGCTGCCGGTGAGAATCAGTTCCGCGGAGGCGCCGGCGGGATAAGCGACGCTGACATGGAGAGTCGGTTATGCAGTATTCAGTCTTGATTGTCGATGACGACAGGTACGTAAATGATGCGGTCACCGAAACGGTCGCGCGCGCGGGGTTCGACGCGGTGCCGGCTTATTCGGGCGAGGAAGCACTGGTCAAGCTCAAGGGGCGGGCATTCGACGTCATCCTGACGGATCTCAAGATGCACGAGATGGACGGCATGGCCGTGCTGGAGCACACCAAGCGGCTCCACCCGGACGCTGCGGTCGTAATTATGACTGCCTACGGCACGGTGGAGAAGGCAGTCGCTGCCATGAAGCTGGGCGCGTACGACTTCCTGCTAAAACCGGTCACGCCGGCTACCGTGGAGCACATTCTCAAACGCATCACCGAGGTGCTCAGGCTGCGCCGAGACAACGAGCTCATGCGGCGGGATCTGACATCGAAGTTCCAGAACATGGTCGGCAAATCCAGGGTAATGCGCGAAATCTTCGACCTGGTTCAGTCGGTGGCGAAGGCCAAGTCCACCGTGCTGCTCACCGGCGACTCCGGTGTCGGCAAGGAGCTGGTCGCGCGAGCCATTCACTACTGCTCCGAACGGGCCGAGGCGCCGTTTGTCAAGCTCAACTGCGCTGCTATCCCGGAGACTCTGGTCGAGGCCGAGCTGTTCGGTTTCGAAAAGGGCGCGTTTACGGACGCCAAGCGCACGCACCGCGGGCGATTTGAGCTGGCTGATCAGGGAACGCTGCTGCTCGATGAAATTTCCGAGATGCCGCTCAACCTGCAATCGAAACTGCTGCGCGTGCTGCAGGAGCGGGAGTTCGAGCGGGTCGGCTCGGCGCAGACGATCTCGGTCGATGTCCGCGTGATTGCCACGTCCAATCGCAACCTGCGCGAGTACATCATGCGCGAAAAATTCCGCGAGGATTTGTACTACCGCCTCAATGTCATCCCCATTCATATCCCGCCGCTCAACGAGCGTGCCGAGGACATCCCGCTGCTCGTTCAGCATTTCATCGAGAAGTACAGCGCAGA
This region of Candidatus Zixiibacteriota bacterium genomic DNA includes:
- a CDS encoding sigma-54 dependent transcriptional regulator, with product MQYSVLIVDDDRYVNDAVTETVARAGFDAVPAYSGEEALVKLKGRAFDVILTDLKMHEMDGMAVLEHTKRLHPDAAVVIMTAYGTVEKAVAAMKLGAYDFLLKPVTPATVEHILKRITEVLRLRRDNELMRRDLTSKFQNMVGKSRVMREIFDLVQSVAKAKSTVLLTGDSGVGKELVARAIHYCSERAEAPFVKLNCAAIPETLVEAELFGFEKGAFTDAKRTHRGRFELADQGTLLLDEISEMPLNLQSKLLRVLQEREFERVGSAQTISVDVRVIATSNRNLREYIMREKFREDLYYRLNVIPIHIPPLNERAEDIPLLVQHFIEKYSAENKKGIKGVDERALKLLVGYHWPGNVRELENMIERAVVTTRSDMLTESDFPIELSLGGIEAVEGALKIPMSLEEGNKYLILKTLEKFNGNKTRAAEALGVSARTIRNKLAEYRIREEAKR